The DNA segment TCAATTTGTTCAGACACGTTTTGATAATCGAGCATTTGATCAAAATTCAAATATCGATATAAGTTTTCACTCATAGCGTCAATAAATTTCATTTTTTCTCTATATTCATCTAAATTAGGTATATAACCTAAAATGGCGGTTATAGCAGATAATTCAGCTGAAGCTAAATAGACATTAGCGTCTTTTCCCATACGATTAGGAAAATTTCGAGTTGAGGTGGAAACTACGCTTGCACCATCACGTACTCTTGCTTGATTTCCCATACACAAAGAACAGCCGGGCATTTCGGTCCGTGCGCCTACAATGCCATAGATTGCGTAATAACCTTCTTGCATTAACTGATGTGCATCCATCTTGGTTGGAGGTGCTATCCATAATACAGTAGGTAATCGGTTGTTAAAGTTCTTTAATAAACTACCCGCTGCACGATAATGACCAATATTCGTCATGCATGAACCTATGAATACTTCGTCAATCTTAGTTTGTGCTACAGCAGATAAAGGTTTGATATCATCTGGATCATTGGGACAGGCTAATAAAGGTTCTTTGATCTGATTAAGATCAATTTCAATGATTTCTGCATAGTCTGCATCTGCATCAGGCTCTAGTAAAACAGGGTCTGCTAACCAAGTTTCCATTGATTTAATTCGGCGCTGTAAACTCCCAATATCTTGGTAACCATTTCTTCTCATCCAATTTAGTAGGGAAATATTAGAATTTAAATATTCTATAATAGGTTGTTTATCTAAGCGAATAGTGCAACCATTTGCTGAACGTTCAGCAGATGCATCAGCAAATTCAAAAGCTTGCTCAATTTTAAGATTCGGTAAACCTTCAATTTCTAATACGCGACCTGAAAAGACATTTTTTTTATTTTTGCTATCGAGCGTGAGTAAACCCCGTTGCAAGGCGACATAGGGTATCGCGTTGACTAGATCACGTAATGTGATGGTGGGTTGTATTTTGCCAGTAAACCTAACTAATACTGATTCTGGCATGGTTAATGGCATCACACCCATAGCTGCTGCAAAAGCAACAACACCCGAACCGCCAGGGAAACTAATACCTATAGGAAATCGCGTGTGGGAATCGCCACCGGTACCCACTGTATCAGGTAACAGCATTCGGTTAAGCCAAGAATGGATAATTCCATCGCCGGGTCTTAATACAACCCCACCACGCGAAGAGAAAAAATCTGGCAAGCTGTGTTGTGTTTCTATATCAACGGGTTTTGGATAGGCTGCAGTGTGGCAAAAACTTTGCATGACAAGATCTGCTGAAAACCCAAGACATGCAAGCTCTTTTAGCTCATCTCTGGTCATAGGCCCCGTTGTGTCTTGTGAGCCAACGGTTGTCATTTTTGGTTCACAGTATGTCCCAGGGCTAATACCGGGGACTCCACAGGCTTTGCCTACCATTTTTTGAGCTAAGGTAAATCCTTTTCCATTTTCGGGGATAATTTCTGGGCGGTTAAATTCTTTGGAGAATGGATAAGACAATGCGGCTCTTACATTATCGGTCAATGATCTACCAATAATTAGGGGAATTCTACCACCAGCACGTGCGGCATCCATGAGTGTGAAGTTCGGTGTAAAATGAGCAATTTCTTGTCCTTGTTCATTCTCAATTCGTCCCTCATAGGGATAAATTTGAATAATATCACCCATATGAAGTTGACTTACATCAACTTCGATAGGAAAAGCACCAGAGTCTTCAGCAGTTGTTCGAAATATTGGAGCAATTTTGCCACCTAAAATAACTCCACCACGGTTCTTATTAGGAACAAAGGGTATCTCTTTGCCGATATGCCATAACAACGAATTAATAGCTGATTTTCGCGATGAACCAGTACCCACAACATCGCCAGCAAACGCGATAGGATGACCTTTAGCTTTAAGCTGCTTAATAACTTGTAATGCATCTGACATACGATTATGCAACATAACTAAGCTATGCAAAGGGATGTCAGGACGACTCCAGGCTTCAGTCGCAGGAGAAAGGTCATCGGTATTAATTTCTCCAGATACTTTAAAAACTGACAAGGTGAGCTTATCAGGAAGTTTAGTCTTAGACAGAAACCACTCTGCATTTGCCCAAGCTTCTACAACTTGATGAGCATAAAGATTCCCTTTTTTGGCTTTGGCTATGACATCATGGTAAGCATCAAACATTAATAGAGTGTGTGAAAGTTGTGTTGCTGCTACTGCAGCTATGTCCTGTTGCCCGTCAAGTAATTCGATAAGAATAGGAACATTATAACCACCCAACATACTACCAAGAAGCTCAACGGCGAATTTAGGCGATATAAATGGGGAATTTACTTCGTTTTTTGCTAAAGCTGCAAGAAAACCAGCTTTAACATAAGCTGCTGGATCGACTCCGGGCGCTACATGTTCAGCTAATAATTTGACTAAAAAAGAGGCTTCATGAGAAAAGGCGGGATTTTTAATTAATTCTATACATGCAGTAACCTGTGTTGCATCAAGAGGAAGAGGGGGAATATCATGAACTGCCCGTTGCTGAATGTGTTGTCGATAATTAACTAAAAAATTGGATGGTGATGCAGACACAACGACCCCGCTTATTGTTTAATAATAAGATTATTATACGCTTTTAAATTATCAGAAGTAAGTAAATTGTCTCTAAATTCTCTCAGAAAATATGAAAAATTGCATTTTTAGCAGAATTTTGCACTGTATAGAAAAGATAAGAAATACAGAATGTCGCGCTGGAAGAAAACCTGGTTCAGTCGAATTAATTGCTATTAGCAAAGCTCAAAATGTAGAGGCTATAAGGTCAGCAATTGATGCTGGACAGTTTATCTTTGGTGAAAACTATGTTCAGGAAGCGGATGAAAAAATTCAAAATCTTCAGAATTTAGGGCTAGAATGGCATTTTGTAGGAAGAATCCAAACGAATAAAACAAAATTTATTGCCAATAATTTTTCTTGGGTACACAGTCTTGGGGATTTCAAATTAGCTGTAAAATTGAATGAATATCGAAAAGAAGCAAATTTAACGCCCATTAATGTTTGTATCCAAGTTAATCTGAAGAAAGAGACAAGCAAAGCTGGGATATATTTAGAACATATTGTCCCCTTCGCAACTTCAATTGATAAGCTTTCCCATCTAAATTTAAGGGGGTTAATGGCAATCCCCAAACCCGAAAAAGATTTCGCTTGCCAACGTAAGAACTTTAAAGCGTTACGTTTAAGCTTAGAGAAACTAAATAAATTAGGCTTAAGATTAGATACTTTATCGATGGGCACATCTCAGGATTTTGAGGCCGCTATTGCTGAAGGTGCGACATTGGTTCGATTAGGTACCGCAATTTTTGGAAAAAGACAATAATAAAATTTTTATGAAAAGTAATTTTTTATATATTCATCTAAACGAGATAGGTTGATACGTTTTTGTTGCATAGTATCGCGATCACGTAGGGTGACGGTATCATGATTTTCAGTATTTTCACTTTTAGCTATGGTATCAAAATCAACAGTAATACAAAGTGGTGTGCCAATTTCATCATGACGCCGATAACTTTTTCCAATATTTCCGGTATCCTCAAAGGCAATTCTGCCTATTCCTAAAGCTAATATTGCATTCTTCAAATTTTTTGCTTTTTCTACCAGCAAACTATCGTTGCGCTTTAAAGGGATGATAGCTACTTTGACGGGTGCTAAATGTGGTTTTATTTTCAACACTAAACGTTTTTTATCATCTTTTAGAGTTTCTTCTTCGTACGCTTCAGTGAGTATGGCAAGTACACCTCTATCCAAACCTGCTGAAGGTTCTATCACATAGGGAATAAAATGCGAACCAGGAGGGTCTTGAACGGTTAATTTAGCAATGCTTTCCTTATTAACAGATACTTTAGCAGTGATATTTAATTTATTTTGATCTTGCGTATGTGAACCTAAATCATAATCAGTACGATTAGCAATTCCTTCTAGTTCTTCAAAGCCATGAGGGAATTTATAGAGTATATCGACGGTTGCTTTTGCATAGTGAGCCAGTTCGGATGAGCTTTGCGTTAATAATTTTAATCTTTCGGTATTTAACCCTTGATTCTTCCACCATGCTAAACGAGATTCAACCCAATATTCATGCCATTTTTCATCTTCACCCGGTTTAACAAAAAATTCAATTTCGAGTTGTTCAAATTCTCTGACTCTAAAAATAAAATTACGTGGCGTTATTTCGTTTCTAAAAGCTTTCCCAATTTGTGCTATGCCAAAAGGAAGTTTAGGAGACATAGAGTCCATAACATTTTTAAAATTAGTAAATATTCCTTGTGCGGTTTCGGGACGTAGATAGGCAAAAGCATCAGGGTCTTCTACTGGTCCCATGGTGGTTTTAAACATCATATTGAAGGCTCTTGGCTCAGTAAGATTGGTAGAGCCACATGCTTCACATTTACCATCTATAAGATGATCCAAACGCCAACGTTTTTTACATTGTTTACAATCGACAAGTAAATCAGCAAAGGTGCTTTCGTGACCGGAATAATAAAAAATTTTTCGATGTGTCAAAATGGCAGAATCTAATCCATAGATATCATCACGCTCGTAAACATTAGATTTCCACCAGGCGGCTTTTAAATTATTTTTTAATTCTACACCTAATGGGCCATAATCATAGACGCCTTGTAGGCCTCCATAAATTTCAGCACTAGGGAAGATGAATCCTCGGCGTTTACATAAAGATACAATTTCTTCTAGATTTTCTGCTGCCATGCTAATTTCCA comes from the Rickettsiella endosymbiont of Rhagonycha lignosa genome and includes:
- the acnB gene encoding bifunctional aconitate hydratase 2/2-methylisocitrate dehydratase, whose product is MSASPSNFLVNYRQHIQQRAVHDIPPLPLDATQVTACIELIKNPAFSHEASFLVKLLAEHVAPGVDPAAYVKAGFLAALAKNEVNSPFISPKFAVELLGSMLGGYNVPILIELLDGQQDIAAVAATQLSHTLLMFDAYHDVIAKAKKGNLYAHQVVEAWANAEWFLSKTKLPDKLTLSVFKVSGEINTDDLSPATEAWSRPDIPLHSLVMLHNRMSDALQVIKQLKAKGHPIAFAGDVVGTGSSRKSAINSLLWHIGKEIPFVPNKNRGGVILGGKIAPIFRTTAEDSGAFPIEVDVSQLHMGDIIQIYPYEGRIENEQGQEIAHFTPNFTLMDAARAGGRIPLIIGRSLTDNVRAALSYPFSKEFNRPEIIPENGKGFTLAQKMVGKACGVPGISPGTYCEPKMTTVGSQDTTGPMTRDELKELACLGFSADLVMQSFCHTAAYPKPVDIETQHSLPDFFSSRGGVVLRPGDGIIHSWLNRMLLPDTVGTGGDSHTRFPIGISFPGGSGVVAFAAAMGVMPLTMPESVLVRFTGKIQPTITLRDLVNAIPYVALQRGLLTLDSKNKKNVFSGRVLEIEGLPNLKIEQAFEFADASAERSANGCTIRLDKQPIIEYLNSNISLLNWMRRNGYQDIGSLQRRIKSMETWLADPVLLEPDADADYAEIIEIDLNQIKEPLLACPNDPDDIKPLSAVAQTKIDEVFIGSCMTNIGHYRAAGSLLKNFNNRLPTVLWIAPPTKMDAHQLMQEGYYAIYGIVGARTEMPGCSLCMGNQARVRDGASVVSTSTRNFPNRMGKDANVYLASAELSAITAILGYIPNLDEYREKMKFIDAMSENLYRYLNFDQMLDYQNVSEQIDQLIGI
- a CDS encoding YggS family pyridoxal phosphate-dependent enzyme, with translation MHCIEKIRNTECRAGRKPGSVELIAISKAQNVEAIRSAIDAGQFIFGENYVQEADEKIQNLQNLGLEWHFVGRIQTNKTKFIANNFSWVHSLGDFKLAVKLNEYRKEANLTPINVCIQVNLKKETSKAGIYLEHIVPFATSIDKLSHLNLRGLMAIPKPEKDFACQRKNFKALRLSLEKLNKLGLRLDTLSMGTSQDFEAAIAEGATLVRLGTAIFGKRQ
- a CDS encoding glycine--tRNA ligase — encoded protein: MAAENLEEIVSLCKRRGFIFPSAEIYGGLQGVYDYGPLGVELKNNLKAAWWKSNVYERDDIYGLDSAILTHRKIFYYSGHESTFADLLVDCKQCKKRWRLDHLIDGKCEACGSTNLTEPRAFNMMFKTTMGPVEDPDAFAYLRPETAQGIFTNFKNVMDSMSPKLPFGIAQIGKAFRNEITPRNFIFRVREFEQLEIEFFVKPGEDEKWHEYWVESRLAWWKNQGLNTERLKLLTQSSSELAHYAKATVDILYKFPHGFEELEGIANRTDYDLGSHTQDQNKLNITAKVSVNKESIAKLTVQDPPGSHFIPYVIEPSAGLDRGVLAILTEAYEEETLKDDKKRLVLKIKPHLAPVKVAIIPLKRNDSLLVEKAKNLKNAILALGIGRIAFEDTGNIGKSYRRHDEIGTPLCITVDFDTIAKSENTENHDTVTLRDRDTMQQKRINLSRLDEYIKNYFS